The genomic stretch ACGTGTTCAAATACGCCGTTACCGGCATGGCAGATGTAAGCCAGGAATTAATGGAAAAAAATCATTTGACCGGAGATGATATCGATTGGCTGGCGCCGCATCAGGCAAATCTCAGAATTATTGAAGCCACACGCGAGCGCATAGGTATTCCACAGGAAAAAGTAATGATTAATATTCACAAATACGGCAATACAACCGCAGCCACCATCCCGCTTTGCTTGTGGGAATGGGAAAACAAACTAAAGAAAGGCGACAACATTATTATGGCAGCTTTCGGCGGCGGTTTTACGTGGGGCGCGGCATATTTGAAATGGGCATATAACAATTAATTAGTCTTTAGGTTACCAAATAAAACGATAAAAAGCGGTTGTTTTACATAAAGAAAACAGCCGCTTATTTTTTTATTCGGTATTATCATGCTAAATTTATTGATTGGTACGAACCTTGTTCATTGTAGAGTATTTATTTTTGCAAATGAATAAATTGATAGATTATGAAAGACGGTCAGAAATTTTTGTCAGGTTTTATATTAGGTGCAGCCGCGGGAGCGGTAATTACCACGTTTTTACAGGGAGAAAAAGGCAAAGCACTTGTAAAAAATGTGAAGAGCAATCTTAAAGATGCAGCCGGCGACTTGCGGGAAAGCATCGAAAACATTGATACCACTTTGGAAAAATGGGTCAACAAAGGACGCAGCCTGATAGATGAAATCCGCAAAAAAAATAATGAAGAAGACGTATATGATTACGAGGAAATATTTTCATAAATCTTACCGCTAAACAACACTTGCATGGAAGAGCAAAAAGAAGATTTTTTCAAAGATTATGGCAATAAAATAACCGAATATATCGACGACAGATTGCTTTTATTGCGGCTGAAATCCGTAAAGAAAATATCACAGGTTATGGGGCAGTTAATGTGCATTGCTATCATTATGGGGTTGTGCCTGCTGATATTTCTCTTTTTGAGCGTAATGCTCGGCTTTTTGCTCGGAAGACTTTTCGACAGCGAGTTTGCAGGTTTTGGAACCGTTACCGGCTTGTTTATTATCGCGTTGGTTATCATGATTGTAAAACGCAAACAGATACAAAGTAAATTCTTTGGAAATCTTATCATAGACATTCTCCTGGACAAAAACGAAGACGAAGATGAAGTCGCTTAGCGGAAAAAATATCAACCTTTCTCATATCAACAATATAACCGACCTTGATGCTGAAATCCGGAAGGTAAAAGCGCGTGTCCGTACCAATGAAGCAGTAATCAAAAACAATGCGAAAAAAATTCCTGTCGAAGCAGTAAAATCAACAATCGGTTCTATATTACCTACGTTCGCCAAGGCAAAAATTGCAGATGCGGCTTTTGGCACAATACAAACTTTGATAGGAGGTATCATAGCTTCGCTGCTCAATGCTAGAAGCAACGGCACATCATTCAAGCAGGGTGTCGCCGATACTTTCAGGCAAATAGGTTTTTTCGAAACGGTTAAAGCTATCTTCCAACTGTTCAGGGGAAAGAAGAAGAAAGCCGATAAAAATGAGCAATCCTGAATGCAATAATAGTTTTTAAAAAAGAACCGAAACCATACAAGCCTAAACTTCCGCAACAATAATTGTCCGCCTGTTAAAATATCTTTTTTACCGAAAAGCAGCTTGTTCAAATAAACTTAACTTAATTCGTAGAATCTATTCTCATACATTCGTATTCACAAAATCGAATATTGTTTAAAATAAAAAATATAAGTATGAAATGAGCCGTAAGAACTTTGCATATCCAAAGTGATGATTATTTGGCGAAACGGAGTTCGGCGAAGCAATTCCATCTGACCATTAAAAAACAATAAAAAATAAACAGATGAAAAAGATTCTTTTATTAAGTTTTGCTGCATTGTTTTTTGCAGCGACTTCTCATGCGCAAAGCGCCGATACTACGGCAATTCATCACGCGCACAAAGCATGGCAAAAACGTTCTAAAAAAGGCAATACAGATTTTTATAAAAAATTAAATCTCTCTGCCGACCAGCAAACAAAATTGAAGGCAATTAAAGGCGACGAAAAATCAAAAGCCACAGCCATCAAAAACAACAGCAACCTGAGCGCCGACGAGAAAAAACAACAACTGAAAGCATTGAACAAAGATGCTTATAACAAGCGCCAGGCAATTTATACCGACGAACAAAAAGCGCTGATTAAAGAAGACCACGCAAAAAAGAAAGCGCACAAAGGACATAAAAAAGAGGCTACAGGCAACGGTAGCGCGTCAGTCGATTAAACATTATTTTCTCTAAACCGGAAATCAATAATTTGACAATTTAAAAAAGTAAACAGATGAAATGAGCCATAAGAACTTTGCATACTCAAAGCGATGTTTATTTGGCGAATTCCATCTGACCATTAAAAAACAATAAAAAATAAACAGATGAAAAAGATTCTCTTTTTAAGTTTTGCAGCATTAAGTTTTGCAGCAACAACACATGCGCAAAGCGCAGATACGAAAACTCCCCGCGGTGGCAGAATGAACCGTGAAGCAATGATTCAGCGACAGGAAGCTGCCGAAGCAAAAGCTTTGGATTTGACAGATGACCAAAAAACGCAATTTGCGGCATTGGACAAAGCGCAGTTTGCTAAAATGGATTCTATCAGACAAAGCGGTAGCGGCGACAGACAAGCTTTCATGGACATTATGAAAGAAACAAACGACAAGAAAAAAGCGCTGCTTACTCCCGACCAGCAAACCAAATGGGATGCTTATCAAAAAGAAAGAATGCAGCGTTTCAGAAGACCTCGCGGCGGCAACGGCGGCGGACAACAGTAATATTTTAACTTTTTCCGAAAAGAAAAGCATTGCAATTTCAACATG from Arachidicoccus sp. BS20 encodes the following:
- a CDS encoding YtxH domain-containing protein gives rise to the protein MKDGQKFLSGFILGAAAGAVITTFLQGEKGKALVKNVKSNLKDAAGDLRESIENIDTTLEKWVNKGRSLIDEIRKKNNEEDVYDYEEIFS